In Euwallacea fornicatus isolate EFF26 chromosome 2, ASM4011564v1, whole genome shotgun sequence, one genomic interval encodes:
- the LOC136347772 gene encoding CWF19-like protein 1 isoform X1: protein MAEKIKILLCGDVEGRFNTLFKRVSNINDKSGPFDLLLCVGNFFGINNKEFGPYKLGEKKVPIPTYILGPNAEHQVEEYPQDKTQFELCTNVYYLGKRGIYNDSKGLKIAYLSGLSSDQTSSYSYTEQDVVELCDAALKGNASFRGIDILLTSQWPQEIVHDSKEVNLTGNGQSELVSYLCMKLKPRYVVSGLEGVSYERPPFRCPNLGDHDTTMETVTRFIGLARVGNPKKEKWIYALNVTPIDKMKISDLVQRTTDETPCPFNFQELEDKIFRKKKKRKSDGPKQYFYDMNASSEQEERRNIKRSRIEFDQSKCWFCLASPSVEKHLVITVGESCYLALAKGGMVEEHFLICPMEHFQSSLSCTEEVLQEIQKFKKALHKFYYRNGQIPVFFERNYKTSHMQVQTVPIPKNAAKELKDIFKDEAEAQGFQLASLEKYNRLDQVVPQKTPFFIVELPDGEVLYTKIQASMNFPLSFGREVLASGPVLDMPGRVEYKDCLLERSTEEEVVARIRTDFEPFNFTL from the exons ATGgcagaaaaaatcaaaat CCTCCTCTGTGGAGACGTGGAAGGGCGCTTCAATACCCTCTTCAAAAGAGTCTCTAACATCAATGACAAGTCGGGCCCCTTTGACCTGCTCCTCTGTGTAGGTAACTTCTTTGGCATTAATAACAAAGAGTTTGGACCTTATAAATTGGGCGAGAAAAAAG tACCAATACCAACATACATCTTGGGCCCTAATGCAGAGCACCAGGTGGAGGAATATCCTCAAGATAAGACTCAATTTGAGTTATGTActaatgtatattatttag GTAAACGGGGCATCTACAATGATAGTAAAGGCCTCAAAATCGCCTACCTAAGTGGTTTATCTTCAGATCAAACATCTTCATATTCGTACACTGAACAGGATGTTGTGGAGCTCTGCGACGCTGCTTTAAAGGGCAACGCCTCTTTTAGAGGCATAGATATCCTTTTAACATCTCAATGGCCTCAAGAAATTGTCCATGATAGCAAGGAG GTTAATTTAACAGGAAACGGCCAGAGTGAACTCGTTAGCTATTTGTGCATGAAGCTAAAGCCCCGGTATGTGGTCAGTGGCTTGGAGGGGGTGTCTTATGAAAGGCCTCCTTTCAGGTGCCCAAATTTAGGAGACCATGATACCACCATGGAGACTGTTACTAGGTTCATTG GTCTAGCTCGAGTAGGAAATCCAAAAAAGGAGAAGTGGATCTATGCTCTCAATGTGACACCAATAGACAAAATGAAGATTTCAGATCTGGTGCAAAGGACCACTGATGAAACTCCATGTCCCTTTAATTTCCAAGAGTTGGAGGACAAAA tatttagaaaaaaaaaaaaaagaaaaagtgacGGCCCTAAGCAGTATTTCTACGATATGAACGCGTCTTCTGAACAAGAAGAAAGGAGAAACATTAAGAGGTCGAGAATTGAGTTTGATCAAAGTAAATGTTGGTTCTGCCTCGCGAGTCCTTCAGTGGAAAAGCATTTGGTTATCACTGTAGGCGAAAGTTGCTATTTAGCTTTAGCTAAAG GTGGAATGGTGGAGGAACATTTTCTGATTTGTCCCATGGAACATTTTCAAAGCAGCCTTTCATGCACTGAAGAAGTTcttcaagaaattcaaaagttcaaaaaaGCTCTGCACAAGTTTTACTACAGAAACGGGCAAATTCCAGTATTCTTTGAGAGGAATTACAAAACTTCCCATATGCAGGTTCAAACAGTGCCCATTCCTAAGAACGCTGCCAAGGAATTAAAGGACATATTTAAA gatgAAGCTGAAGCTCAAGGTTTCCAGCTAGCATCTCTAGAGAAATACAATAGGTTGGACCAAGTGGTGCCACAGAAAACTCCTTTTTTCATAGTGGAACTACCAGATGGGGAGGTTTTATATACCAAGATTCAGGCCTCAATGAATTTTCCTTTGAGCTTTGGGAGGGAGGTTTTAGCTTCAGGGCCTGTGTTGGACATGCCCGGTCGGGTAGAGTATAAAGACTGCCTCTTAGAGAGGAGCACAGAAGAGGAAGTGGTTGCTAGGATACGTACTGATTTTGAGCCATTTAATTTTACCCTAtag
- the LOC136347772 gene encoding CWF19-like protein 1 isoform X2 produces MAEKIKILLCGDVEGRFNTLFKRVSNINDKSGPFDLLLCVGNFFGINNKEFGPYKLGEKKVPIPTYILGPNAEHQVEEYPQDKTQFELCTNVYYLGKRGIYNDSKGLKIAYLSGLSSDQTSSYSYTEQDVVELCDAALKGNASFRGIDILLTSQWPQEIVHDSKEVNLTGNGQSELVSYLCMKLKPRYVVSGLEGVSYERPPFRCPNLGDHDTTMETVTRFIGLARVGNPKKEKWIYALNVTPIDKMKISDLVQRTTDETPCPFNFQELEDKSIKKKKRKSDGPKQYFYDMNASSEQEERRNIKRSRIEFDQSKCWFCLASPSVEKHLVITVGESCYLALAKGGMVEEHFLICPMEHFQSSLSCTEEVLQEIQKFKKALHKFYYRNGQIPVFFERNYKTSHMQVQTVPIPKNAAKELKDIFKDEAEAQGFQLASLEKYNRLDQVVPQKTPFFIVELPDGEVLYTKIQASMNFPLSFGREVLASGPVLDMPGRVEYKDCLLERSTEEEVVARIRTDFEPFNFTL; encoded by the exons ATGgcagaaaaaatcaaaat CCTCCTCTGTGGAGACGTGGAAGGGCGCTTCAATACCCTCTTCAAAAGAGTCTCTAACATCAATGACAAGTCGGGCCCCTTTGACCTGCTCCTCTGTGTAGGTAACTTCTTTGGCATTAATAACAAAGAGTTTGGACCTTATAAATTGGGCGAGAAAAAAG tACCAATACCAACATACATCTTGGGCCCTAATGCAGAGCACCAGGTGGAGGAATATCCTCAAGATAAGACTCAATTTGAGTTATGTActaatgtatattatttag GTAAACGGGGCATCTACAATGATAGTAAAGGCCTCAAAATCGCCTACCTAAGTGGTTTATCTTCAGATCAAACATCTTCATATTCGTACACTGAACAGGATGTTGTGGAGCTCTGCGACGCTGCTTTAAAGGGCAACGCCTCTTTTAGAGGCATAGATATCCTTTTAACATCTCAATGGCCTCAAGAAATTGTCCATGATAGCAAGGAG GTTAATTTAACAGGAAACGGCCAGAGTGAACTCGTTAGCTATTTGTGCATGAAGCTAAAGCCCCGGTATGTGGTCAGTGGCTTGGAGGGGGTGTCTTATGAAAGGCCTCCTTTCAGGTGCCCAAATTTAGGAGACCATGATACCACCATGGAGACTGTTACTAGGTTCATTG GTCTAGCTCGAGTAGGAAATCCAAAAAAGGAGAAGTGGATCTATGCTCTCAATGTGACACCAATAGACAAAATGAAGATTTCAGATCTGGTGCAAAGGACCACTGATGAAACTCCATGTCCCTTTAATTTCCAAGAGTTGGAGGACAAAAGTAT aaaaaaaaaaaaaagaaaaagtgacGGCCCTAAGCAGTATTTCTACGATATGAACGCGTCTTCTGAACAAGAAGAAAGGAGAAACATTAAGAGGTCGAGAATTGAGTTTGATCAAAGTAAATGTTGGTTCTGCCTCGCGAGTCCTTCAGTGGAAAAGCATTTGGTTATCACTGTAGGCGAAAGTTGCTATTTAGCTTTAGCTAAAG GTGGAATGGTGGAGGAACATTTTCTGATTTGTCCCATGGAACATTTTCAAAGCAGCCTTTCATGCACTGAAGAAGTTcttcaagaaattcaaaagttcaaaaaaGCTCTGCACAAGTTTTACTACAGAAACGGGCAAATTCCAGTATTCTTTGAGAGGAATTACAAAACTTCCCATATGCAGGTTCAAACAGTGCCCATTCCTAAGAACGCTGCCAAGGAATTAAAGGACATATTTAAA gatgAAGCTGAAGCTCAAGGTTTCCAGCTAGCATCTCTAGAGAAATACAATAGGTTGGACCAAGTGGTGCCACAGAAAACTCCTTTTTTCATAGTGGAACTACCAGATGGGGAGGTTTTATATACCAAGATTCAGGCCTCAATGAATTTTCCTTTGAGCTTTGGGAGGGAGGTTTTAGCTTCAGGGCCTGTGTTGGACATGCCCGGTCGGGTAGAGTATAAAGACTGCCTCTTAGAGAGGAGCACAGAAGAGGAAGTGGTTGCTAGGATACGTACTGATTTTGAGCCATTTAATTTTACCCTAtag